A section of the Anabaena cylindrica PCC 7122 genome encodes:
- a CDS encoding Uma2 family endonuclease, whose translation MNALTVNLKSLIEMTDEQFFELCQNNRELRFERNANGELIIMPPTGGETGNRNAGITAQLWIWNEQNKEGIVFDSSTCFKLPNGADRSPDASWIKLERWNALTDEEKQKFPPICPDFVIELLSPSDSLKTTQEKMKEYIDNGVRLGILINRKSRQVEIYRPGKEVEVFDSPATVLGEDVLKGFVLNLGMIW comes from the coding sequence ATGAATGCTTTAACTGTCAATTTGAAATCATTAATAGAAATGACTGATGAGCAGTTTTTTGAGCTATGTCAAAACAACCGAGAATTGAGATTTGAAAGAAATGCCAATGGAGAGTTAATAATTATGCCACCAACGGGAGGAGAGACGGGAAATCGTAATGCGGGTATTACTGCTCAACTTTGGATTTGGAATGAGCAAAATAAGGAGGGTATAGTTTTTGATTCTTCTACTTGTTTTAAGTTACCAAATGGTGCAGATCGTTCTCCTGATGCTTCTTGGATCAAGTTAGAAAGATGGAATGCTTTAACTGATGAAGAAAAACAAAAGTTTCCTCCTATTTGTCCTGATTTTGTGATTGAGTTACTTTCTCCTAGTGATAGTTTGAAGACTACACAGGAAAAGATGAAGGAATATATAGATAATGGTGTGCGTTTGGGTATATTAATTAATCGGAAATCTCGTCAAGTGGAGATTTATAGACCTGGTAAGGAGGTTGAGGTTTTTGATTCTCCTGCTACGGTTTTAGGGGAAGATGTTTTAAAGGGTTTTGTTTTGAATTTGGGGATGATTTGGTAA
- a CDS encoding PIN domain-containing protein, translating into MSFYLIDTDIASFIFKGSDYADPYLPYLTDQQLAMSFMTVAELFQWAILRQWGDRRFTQLEQYLSNYLIIPVDQSLCREWAYIRAKRQSAGRPISPQDAWIAATALR; encoded by the coding sequence ATGAGTTTTTACCTCATTGATACTGATATCGCTTCTTTCATCTTCAAAGGTAGTGATTATGCCGACCCTTACTTACCATATTTAACTGATCAACAATTAGCAATGTCATTCATGACCGTAGCTGAACTGTTTCAGTGGGCAATTTTGCGTCAATGGGGAGATCGCCGTTTCACACAACTAGAACAATACCTATCTAACTACTTAATTATTCCAGTTGATCAATCACTTTGTCGAGAATGGGCTTATATTCGTGCCAAGCGACAAAGCGCAGGAAGACCAATATCTCCACAAGATGCTTGGATTGCTGCAACGGCTTTACGCTAG
- a CDS encoding GIY-YIG nuclease family protein, with the protein MNKLARIKRKTARYFLYCLRLDYLMTFEHGTEESIRYNDAIYWGMTSNLEERMKQHFEGDVHSTSPDERKNINILYTVAFKTREEAEASEKIAWQKSGYGSGTLFSYAGTVTNMISAYRYLLDLGWDGHQIALRYFLKRIPVYLQSWDNKDIYLTEETPSNLEKQPATKSRAHTRARNRKFIKTIILE; encoded by the coding sequence ATGAATAAATTAGCAAGAATTAAAAGAAAAACTGCTAGGTATTTTTTATACTGCTTGCGACTTGATTATTTAATGACTTTTGAGCATGGGACTGAAGAAAGTATTAGATATAATGATGCTATTTACTGGGGAATGACATCAAACTTAGAAGAAAGAATGAAACAGCATTTTGAGGGAGATGTACATTCAACATCACCAGATGAGCGTAAAAACATTAATATCTTATATACAGTAGCTTTTAAAACTAGAGAAGAAGCAGAAGCTAGTGAAAAAATTGCTTGGCAAAAATCTGGCTATGGTTCTGGAACTTTGTTTTCTTATGCTGGTACAGTAACAAATATGATATCTGCTTACCGTTATCTTCTGGATTTAGGATGGGATGGACATCAAATAGCATTGAGGTATTTTCTCAAAAGAATACCAGTTTATTTACAATCTTGGGATAATAAAGATATTTATCTCACAGAAGAAACACCATCTAATTTGGAAAAACAACCAGCAACAAAATCAAGAGCGCATACAAGAGCGCGTAATAGAAAATTTATAAAAACAATAATTCTGGAATAA
- a CDS encoding GIY-YIG nuclease family protein codes for MRHTGLIKFFGKNRNNKKMNFGFITRDNGNEVYINKDNTGYTLAELAERLGLEESVIEAEKLNPNLSIWSSSKDPNSIQWEYLSETNNFYPIDLLEGTRVTFEVITNTEKGKDEAKSLRILLKQNSIAKSNQIDNINTNINAVLIDEIDLNLITAYHPLSKQKQLQTTTDSGKDLRNLPPVKRVSTVHFIYCLYLEKLDAIYWGMTSNLTQRMKQHYEGEVRSTCEEAEEGKIWILYTLPFRSREDAENAEQQAWLKSGGGVIKNYDYLRDRQTFQEVQDAGTVKRMDFAYLHLINLGWVGTKIKLLDFFNDTSKYLQLWDGMTNDTNHNVFSEIFDTDQTKQNNRNKFSQQKSESPDFNDNKIVKKLRKNEAQHLVQYYAYLNDQNQEVISGVITTPLIIANYQDISPNEISILHLDAYETKEEAQKALENVDYQIPNIYTHLLNHGWNGRRFNIKLLLSAFSQMNKIHKCYSNYPHNERLKILRKHIIMPHKDEESYEIANLGRRLSTSANIGWRTLLFIQEWIDIYEEYEFKQQSANPSDSKSRSRLIREQIRRDSLKAVLRENSNNSNTSDQTTTKSDEIDWTDWGNTPV; via the coding sequence ATGAGACACACAGGTTTAATCAAATTCTTTGGAAAAAACAGAAATAATAAGAAAATGAACTTTGGTTTTATTACCAGAGATAACGGTAATGAAGTTTATATAAATAAAGATAATACTGGTTATACATTAGCAGAATTAGCTGAGAGATTAGGATTAGAAGAAAGTGTTATTGAAGCAGAGAAATTAAATCCTAATTTATCTATTTGGAGTAGTAGTAAAGATCCAAACTCTATCCAATGGGAATATTTATCTGAAACAAATAATTTTTACCCTATTGATTTACTGGAAGGAACACGTGTGACTTTTGAGGTAATAACTAATACAGAGAAGGGTAAGGATGAAGCTAAAAGTTTACGTATTTTATTAAAGCAAAATAGTATAGCAAAGTCTAATCAGATCGATAATATTAATACAAATATTAACGCCGTTCTTATAGATGAAATTGATTTAAATTTAATAACTGCTTATCATCCATTATCTAAACAGAAACAGTTACAAACTACTACTGATTCTGGTAAAGACTTGAGGAATTTACCACCCGTTAAAAGAGTAAGTACAGTTCACTTTATATACTGTTTATATTTAGAAAAGTTAGATGCTATTTACTGGGGAATGACATCAAATCTAACCCAAAGAATGAAACAACACTATGAAGGAGAAGTTAGATCAACTTGCGAAGAAGCAGAAGAAGGAAAGATATGGATTCTATATACTTTACCCTTTCGGAGTAGAGAAGATGCTGAAAATGCAGAACAGCAAGCATGGCTTAAATCAGGAGGAGGAGTAATCAAAAATTATGATTATTTACGTGATAGACAGACATTTCAAGAAGTGCAAGATGCTGGAACAGTAAAAAGAATGGATTTTGCCTATCTTCATCTCATTAATTTAGGTTGGGTTGGTACAAAAATTAAACTCCTAGATTTTTTTAATGACACATCTAAATATTTGCAGTTATGGGATGGGATGACAAATGATACTAATCATAATGTATTCTCTGAAATATTTGATACAGATCAAACAAAACAGAATAACAGAAATAAGTTTAGCCAGCAAAAATCTGAATCTCCTGATTTTAATGACAACAAGATAGTTAAGAAACTTAGAAAGAATGAAGCACAGCATTTAGTTCAATATTATGCTTATTTAAATGATCAGAACCAAGAAGTTATATCTGGGGTGATTACAACACCTTTAATAATCGCAAATTATCAAGATATTAGTCCAAATGAAATATCAATTTTACATCTAGACGCATACGAAACCAAGGAAGAAGCACAAAAAGCTTTAGAAAATGTAGATTATCAAATACCTAATATATATACACATTTATTAAATCATGGATGGAATGGAAGAAGATTCAATATAAAACTTCTTTTATCTGCTTTTTCTCAAATGAATAAAATACATAAATGCTATTCTAATTACCCCCATAATGAAAGGTTAAAAATCTTGAGAAAACACATTATAATGCCACATAAGGATGAAGAATCTTATGAGATTGCAAATTTAGGAAGAAGATTGTCTACATCTGCTAATATTGGCTGGCGTACTTTACTGTTTATACAAGAATGGATTGATATTTATGAAGAGTATGAGTTTAAACAGCAAAGTGCAAATCCATCTGACTCAAAATCTAGGAGTAGATTAATAAGAGAACAAATACGAAGAGATTCATTAAAAGCAGTTTTGCGAGAAAATTCAAATAACTCAAATACATCAGATCAGACTACTACCAAATCAGATGAAATAGATTGGACAGATTGGGGTAATACACCTGTATAA